In a single window of the Insulibacter thermoxylanivorax genome:
- a CDS encoding HU family DNA-binding protein — MNKTDLINNIAAKSGMTKKDVETVLNGLLGEITEALAKGEKVQLIGFGTFETRNRSSRVGRNPQTGKSITIPATKVPAFKAGNKLKEAVK, encoded by the coding sequence ATGAACAAAACGGATCTGATCAACAACATCGCTGCGAAAAGCGGCATGACCAAAAAGGATGTTGAAACCGTACTGAACGGACTGCTGGGTGAGATTACGGAAGCGCTCGCTAAAGGCGAGAAAGTACAACTGATCGGTTTTGGTACTTTCGAAACGCGCAACCGCTCCAGCCGTGTAGGCCGCAACCCGCAAACAGGCAAGAGTATTACGATCCCGGCTACGAAGGTCCCGGCGTTCAAGGCGGGCAACAAACTCAAAGAAGCGGTTAAATAA
- a CDS encoding RNA-binding S4 domain-containing protein gives MRLDKFLKVSRLIKRRTVAKEVTEQGRVWLNGREAKPSASVKPGDELKIQFGQKLVTVRVERVADSVRKEEAGEMYTILKEEGIGS, from the coding sequence ATGCGACTGGACAAATTTCTTAAGGTCTCTCGCCTCATCAAAAGGCGCACCGTTGCCAAGGAGGTAACCGAACAGGGCCGCGTATGGCTTAACGGCCGCGAAGCGAAGCCCAGTGCTTCCGTTAAGCCGGGAGATGAACTCAAGATTCAGTTCGGTCAGAAGCTGGTGACGGTCCGCGTGGAGCGGGTCGCCGACTCGGTGCGCAAGGAAGAAGCCGGCGAGATGTACACGATCCTTAAGGAAGAGGGAATCGGTTCATAG
- the yabP gene encoding sporulation protein YabP has protein sequence MIDQGKSKRQEIKMLNRKLLEISGVLNVESFDSEEFLLETECGFLTIRGSNLHIKNLNLEQGLVAIEGLVNDLTYLDAHAPGKSSGFFGKLFK, from the coding sequence ATGATCGATCAAGGGAAGAGCAAGCGACAAGAGATCAAGATGTTGAACCGCAAGCTGCTGGAGATCTCCGGCGTGCTGAATGTCGAGAGCTTCGACAGCGAGGAATTCTTGTTGGAGACGGAGTGCGGCTTTCTGACGATACGCGGGTCCAATCTGCATATCAAGAATCTCAACCTGGAGCAGGGGCTGGTCGCGATCGAGGGCTTAGTGAACGATCTGACCTATCTGGACGCCCATGCCCCCGGCAAATCATCGGGATTCTTCGGTAAGTTGTTCAAGTGA
- the yabQ gene encoding spore cortex biosynthesis protein YabQ, translating into MSLNTQFITLWMMFVSGCMLGGILDCYRVLSGQLHLKRWLIPLFDVLYWLTAMVLVFRILYWSNFGEVRLFIFLGLIAGAAVYYALFSRHFIRLFRLILRWLAACWRFIVHFFRIFVITPMVYISRIVLAVVMFFGTASILLGKFVLQLVYPLWKILRRSLQHLMRITWLRAAAKQLRAKISQFRRRS; encoded by the coding sequence GTGAGCCTGAATACACAATTCATCACTCTATGGATGATGTTCGTCAGCGGCTGCATGCTGGGCGGCATCCTCGATTGCTACCGCGTCCTCTCGGGACAGCTGCACCTTAAGCGATGGTTGATCCCGTTGTTCGATGTCCTGTACTGGTTAACCGCCATGGTGCTTGTCTTCCGCATCCTGTATTGGAGCAATTTCGGCGAAGTCCGGTTATTCATCTTCCTCGGACTGATCGCCGGGGCAGCGGTGTACTATGCCTTGTTCAGCAGGCACTTCATCCGCTTGTTCCGTCTCATCCTTAGGTGGCTTGCTGCATGCTGGCGCTTCATAGTACATTTCTTCCGCATCTTCGTCATCACGCCGATGGTTTACATCAGCCGTATTGTCTTGGCTGTAGTGATGTTTTTTGGCACAGCCTCTATTTTATTGGGGAAATTTGTGCTACAATTGGTATACCCGCTGTGGAAAATCTTGCGCCGATCGTTGCAGCATCTGATGAGGATCACATGGCTTCGTGCAGCGGCCAAACAACTTCGCGCCAAGATATCCCAATTTAGGCGAAGGTCATAG
- a CDS encoding FtsB family cell division protein, translated as MPADYTYNSRRTVERTGSNKGKKRRIRLFLTILLGFMVWAGFTIYDQYTLAQAKAEQLIETEQKLAEIRQLNAEYKREIERLKDPEYIEQRIYKDLQMKRDGETLYHVYP; from the coding sequence ATGCCTGCAGACTATACATATAATAGCCGCAGGACCGTGGAGCGAACCGGCAGCAACAAGGGGAAGAAGCGCCGTATTCGGCTGTTCTTGACAATTCTGCTTGGTTTCATGGTATGGGCAGGATTCACGATATATGATCAATATACCCTTGCACAGGCCAAAGCGGAACAATTGATCGAAACGGAACAGAAGCTGGCCGAGATTCGTCAGCTGAATGCCGAATATAAACGTGAGATTGAACGTCTGAAGGATCCGGAATATATCGAACAGAGGATCTACAAGGATCTGCAGATGAAGAGGGACGGAGAAACCCTGTACCACGTTTATCCATAG
- a CDS encoding S1 domain-containing RNA-binding protein: MAIEVGTKLQGKVTGITHFGAFVELAGGVTGLVHISEVADNYVKDVNDHLKINDVVTVKVINVDKDGKIGLSIKQAADRPVSDRRPPSNDRKPYGDRKPYRDRFGGSRMDAKLSFEDKMSKFLKDSEERISSLRKHTDSKRGGRGSRRY; the protein is encoded by the coding sequence ATGGCAATTGAAGTTGGCACGAAGTTACAGGGCAAGGTGACGGGGATTACCCATTTTGGAGCGTTCGTGGAGCTCGCGGGGGGTGTCACCGGACTCGTGCATATATCGGAAGTGGCGGACAACTACGTCAAAGACGTGAACGACCACTTGAAGATTAATGACGTCGTAACGGTTAAAGTCATCAATGTGGACAAAGACGGCAAGATTGGTCTCTCGATCAAACAAGCCGCAGACAGACCAGTCAGCGACAGACGTCCTCCTTCCAACGATAGAAAGCCTTACGGTGATCGGAAGCCCTATCGAGATCGATTTGGCGGAAGCCGGATGGATGCCAAACTATCGTTCGAAGACAAGATGTCTAAGTTTCTCAAGGACAGTGAAGAACGAATCTCTTCCTTACGGAAACATACCGATTCGAAACGAGGCGGTCGAGGTTCTAGACGTTATTAA
- the spoIIE gene encoding stage II sporulation protein E, producing MLVRSRFVQAVAARRWSILLVLMALLLGRAVILDELAPFALAFFGVVYFLRRDVIFWAAAALLLGSVFSLSSAGLELRTGMLAAELLVFLAIQRSLENFGKADPAYAPILVFVSSFFVDFVASVMQTQVSWYGLLMGGVEAGLGFILTLIFLQAIPVFTMTRRHYQLKNEEIICLIILLGSMMTGTVGWLIAGTVSIEHIFSRLLILIFALVGGAPLGASVGVVTGLILSLASPDAVYQIGLLAFSGMLAGLLREGRRAAVSFGLLLGSMILTFYISEQGQLLHSTLESLIAIAVFLLLPRSLLDTVAKYVPGTQQNIKSHYDYVKRVREITASRVHQFSEVFRQLSHSFRPPAEELMVKKEARAEQYMNHVAERACANCFRRQRCWERNFDQTYQCMTEMLNSVESALDRDQRSLRPEWRDACIKAETVWEIMKEKYAQELHDLHWRKQIQESRLLVAEQLHGVSQVMEDLANEIKREGQELFLQEEQIRQTLEELGLSIRGIDIISLEEGNVEIEIIHQYHKGLDECRKIIAPLLSDILGENIAVKKETYSGIEEGCYTVLFGSAKEYEIETGIAGAAKGGGLLSGDSFSTVELGNGKFAVALSDGMGNGERAKMESSAALMILQQLLQSGMDEELAIKSVNSVLLLRSSEEMFATIDVALIDQYSAHTTFLKTGSTPSFIKRGEEVLTISANNLPIGILQDIEIDLIRLQLMPGDTLIMLTDGIYDAPGPAVNKELWLKRMIQEIQAEDPQDFADLLLEKVVRYHQGEIKDDMTVVVASIEKYKPEWATFRLPNAPQIERPKTVS from the coding sequence ATGCTCGTCAGAAGCAGGTTCGTCCAAGCCGTTGCCGCCCGCAGATGGTCGATATTATTGGTCTTGATGGCTTTGCTGCTGGGCAGAGCTGTGATATTGGATGAACTCGCGCCTTTCGCGCTTGCCTTCTTCGGCGTCGTGTACTTCCTGCGGCGGGATGTGATCTTCTGGGCGGCTGCGGCGCTGCTCCTCGGCAGTGTGTTCTCGCTCTCCAGCGCCGGTTTGGAACTGCGGACGGGCATGCTGGCGGCGGAGCTGCTGGTCTTCCTCGCCATCCAGCGCAGTTTGGAGAACTTCGGCAAAGCGGATCCCGCCTATGCGCCGATTCTGGTCTTCGTCTCTTCTTTCTTTGTGGATTTCGTTGCAAGTGTGATGCAGACGCAGGTTTCTTGGTACGGACTTCTGATGGGCGGGGTAGAAGCGGGGCTTGGTTTCATCCTGACGCTCATCTTCCTGCAGGCGATCCCTGTCTTCACGATGACGCGCCGGCATTATCAACTGAAGAATGAGGAGATCATCTGCTTGATCATCTTGCTGGGATCGATGATGACGGGGACGGTGGGCTGGTTGATCGCGGGTACGGTGTCCATCGAGCATATTTTCTCCAGACTGCTAATCCTCATCTTCGCGCTGGTCGGCGGAGCTCCGCTGGGTGCGTCCGTTGGTGTCGTCACCGGTTTGATCCTAAGCTTAGCCAGTCCGGATGCCGTCTACCAGATCGGCCTGCTGGCTTTCTCCGGAATGCTGGCCGGACTCCTGCGCGAAGGTCGGAGAGCGGCGGTGTCCTTCGGTCTGCTGCTCGGTTCGATGATCCTTACTTTCTATATCAGTGAGCAAGGACAGCTCTTGCATTCAACCCTGGAATCCCTCATCGCCATCGCCGTCTTCCTCCTGCTTCCGCGCAGTTTGCTGGATACCGTGGCGAAGTATGTGCCCGGGACACAGCAGAACATAAAATCGCACTATGACTACGTGAAGCGGGTGCGGGAGATCACAGCTTCCCGCGTCCACCAGTTCTCTGAAGTGTTTCGGCAGCTGTCCCACAGCTTCCGTCCGCCGGCTGAGGAACTGATGGTGAAGAAGGAGGCCAGGGCCGAACAGTATATGAACCATGTGGCGGAACGGGCGTGTGCGAACTGCTTCCGGCGGCAGCGGTGCTGGGAACGGAACTTTGATCAGACTTATCAATGCATGACAGAGATGTTAAACAGCGTGGAATCCGCACTGGATCGGGATCAGCGCTCCCTGCGTCCGGAGTGGCGCGATGCTTGCATCAAGGCGGAGACAGTATGGGAGATCATGAAAGAGAAGTACGCGCAGGAGCTGCATGACTTGCACTGGCGCAAGCAGATCCAAGAGAGCCGGCTGCTCGTCGCAGAGCAGCTGCACGGCGTCTCGCAAGTCATGGAGGACTTAGCGAATGAGATCAAGCGAGAAGGCCAGGAATTGTTCCTGCAGGAGGAACAGATTCGCCAGACCTTGGAGGAGCTCGGGCTGTCCATCCGCGGCATCGACATCATCAGCCTGGAAGAAGGAAACGTGGAGATCGAGATCATCCATCAATATCACAAGGGATTGGATGAGTGCCGGAAGATCATCGCCCCGCTTCTTTCCGATATATTAGGCGAGAATATCGCGGTGAAGAAGGAAACCTATTCCGGGATTGAAGAAGGTTGCTATACGGTATTGTTCGGTTCGGCGAAGGAATATGAGATTGAGACGGGGATCGCCGGGGCGGCGAAGGGCGGAGGCTTGCTTTCCGGTGACAGCTTCAGCACGGTGGAACTCGGCAACGGCAAGTTTGCAGTTGCCCTAAGCGACGGCATGGGCAATGGAGAGCGGGCTAAGATGGAGAGCAGCGCGGCGTTGATGATCCTGCAGCAGTTGCTGCAATCGGGAATGGATGAAGAGCTGGCGATCAAGTCCGTGAATTCCGTCCTGCTCCTGCGGTCTTCGGAGGAGATGTTCGCGACGATCGACGTGGCCCTGATCGATCAGTACAGCGCTCATACGACGTTTCTGAAGACGGGTTCGACGCCGAGCTTCATCAAGCGGGGAGAAGAGGTTCTGACGATCTCCGCGAATAATCTGCCGATCGGCATCCTTCAGGATATCGAAATCGATCTGATCCGCCTGCAGCTCATGCCGGGGGATACGCTCATCATGTTGACCGACGGCATCTATGATGCCCCGGGGCCGGCGGTGAACAAAGAGCTGTGGCTCAAACGGATGATCCAGGAGATCCAGGCAGAAGATCCGCAGGACTTTGCGGACCTCCTGCTGGAGAAGGTCGTGCGTTACCATCAAGGTGAGATCAAGGATGATATGACCGTCGTCGTGGCGAGCATCGAGAAGTACAAACCGGAGTGGGCGACCTTCCGGCTGCCCAACGCACCTCAGATTGAACGCCCGAAGACGGTTAGTTAA
- a CDS encoding vWA domain-containing protein, translating to MLKQILLITDGCSNAGLSPVVAAAHAASAGVTVNVIGVVEKGEIGRSGAAEAEAIAQAGGGMCRIVQPRELAQTVQMMTRKTVAQTIQRVVEKELQKTFAVDAVERLSPVKRAHVVKVMDDLGETVSIRVCLLIDASASMKSKRSSVEEAVHDLALSLEARAGRSEISVLTFPHADQYVDIAVPWTMRSQEIREIFGRLEMSGVTPTGPAMMAALQYITENVIEPLRDERPDAAREAGTGMGLLQDYVV from the coding sequence TTGCTGAAACAGATCCTGTTGATTACGGATGGCTGCTCGAATGCCGGACTCAGCCCTGTGGTGGCTGCAGCCCATGCGGCGAGCGCCGGTGTGACGGTGAATGTCATCGGCGTCGTCGAGAAGGGAGAGATCGGCCGAAGCGGTGCAGCGGAGGCAGAAGCGATCGCCCAGGCAGGCGGCGGCATGTGCCGCATCGTGCAGCCGCGTGAACTGGCTCAGACGGTGCAGATGATGACGAGGAAGACGGTGGCACAGACGATTCAACGAGTCGTGGAGAAAGAGTTGCAGAAAACCTTCGCCGTAGATGCTGTGGAGCGGCTGTCCCCCGTCAAGCGGGCCCATGTAGTAAAGGTGATGGACGATCTGGGAGAGACGGTATCCATCCGGGTATGCCTGTTGATCGACGCCAGCGCCAGCATGAAGTCGAAGCGCTCCTCCGTTGAAGAGGCGGTGCATGATCTTGCCCTGAGCTTGGAAGCGAGGGCGGGGAGGAGCGAGATCAGTGTGCTGACGTTCCCGCATGCCGATCAGTATGTCGACATCGCCGTGCCGTGGACGATGCGTTCGCAGGAGATCAGAGAGATCTTCGGCCGTCTGGAGATGAGCGGCGTGACGCCGACCGGCCCGGCGATGATGGCGGCGCTTCAATATATTACTGAGAACGTCATCGAACCGCTGCGGGATGAGCGTCCGGATGCCGCTCGCGAAGCGGGGACGGGAATGGGGCTGCTCCAGGACTATGTTGTATGA
- a CDS encoding protein kinase domain-containing protein, producing the protein MPLAKRGREWGCSRTMLYDRLLKPGEIITGIWNKRVYRVEECLGSGANGEVYLVVHNDVRCALKIGYDAVDFQSEINGLTSLQQYAGGADRFLLDSDNVLIRHKDYPFYVMKYVSGVHPARFLYENGIEWYPVIGYRILGRLAEIHDRGYIFGDLKSDNILVSGYGTTELIDYGGLTRRGRAVRQYTERFDRGFWRAGSRIADERYDLFAYAIVCLEMADLSGLSLAQLEADRARSVEHLVQLARQLPASQAAAPVIEGCLRGKYNSAAEAEQAWRRAIYAAAKGDANRGKHSQASPGLTLSLATALILMAAVCGTVFYWTFSPGW; encoded by the coding sequence ATGCCGCTCGCGAAGCGGGGACGGGAATGGGGCTGCTCCAGGACTATGTTGTATGATCGCCTGCTAAAGCCCGGCGAGATCATCACCGGTATATGGAATAAGCGCGTCTACCGCGTAGAGGAGTGTCTCGGTTCCGGGGCGAACGGCGAAGTCTATCTCGTCGTACACAACGATGTGCGCTGTGCGCTGAAGATCGGTTATGATGCGGTAGACTTTCAGTCAGAGATCAATGGGCTTACCTCTTTGCAGCAATACGCAGGCGGAGCGGATCGATTCCTGCTGGACAGCGATAATGTGTTGATCCGGCACAAGGATTATCCTTTCTATGTGATGAAATATGTAAGCGGTGTACATCCCGCACGCTTCCTGTATGAGAACGGGATCGAGTGGTATCCGGTCATCGGCTACCGCATCCTCGGAAGGCTTGCAGAGATTCATGACCGCGGCTATATATTCGGCGACCTAAAATCTGATAATATATTAGTGTCGGGATATGGTACAACGGAATTGATCGATTACGGAGGCTTAACCCGCCGCGGCCGAGCCGTCCGGCAATACACGGAGCGTTTCGATCGGGGGTTCTGGCGCGCAGGCAGCCGTATCGCCGATGAGCGGTATGACCTGTTTGCCTATGCGATCGTCTGTCTTGAAATGGCGGACCTCAGCGGCTTAAGTCTGGCTCAGCTGGAGGCCGATCGCGCGCGGTCCGTGGAACATTTGGTCCAATTAGCAAGGCAGCTGCCCGCGAGCCAGGCGGCAGCGCCGGTGATCGAAGGCTGCCTAAGGGGCAAGTACAACAGCGCAGCTGAGGCAGAGCAGGCCTGGCGCCGAGCGATCTACGCCGCGGCCAAGGGCGATGCGAACCGCGGCAAGCATAGTCAAGCTTCGCCGGGACTTACCTTGAGTCTTGCCACAGCACTCATCCTTATGGCCGCAGTATGCGGCACGGTATTCTATTGGACCTTCAGCCCCGGATGGTAA
- the tilS gene encoding tRNA lysidine(34) synthetase TilS, whose product MSILERIESYIIQENMIAKGERIIAAVSGGPDSTALLYILKELSTAWDLKLHVAHMEHGFRGEESLRDAEWVRELAVRLELPCTIRHADIPAVAAQRGGNAQEIAREVRYQFLLETARSLGATSIALGHHADDQAETVLMKLLRGASLSGLAGMAPVTEREGVKLFRPLLRIYKDEIEAYLHERGLAYRTDSSNMDRSYTRNRLRLDLMPLLKTFNPGFVQAINRTADLIRDEDRLLSRLAEAEVQRIFRSVQDGPADSYIGSRAEWLKLDVALQRRVIKLILSYLCENQDMQSIHIEQVREAIAQDASPSLVLHLPGVTFRREYDRLQFARGHLEDAPPSL is encoded by the coding sequence GTGTCTATCTTAGAGCGCATAGAGAGCTATATCATCCAGGAGAATATGATTGCAAAGGGCGAGCGGATCATCGCGGCGGTATCCGGAGGGCCGGATTCCACGGCGCTCTTGTATATTCTGAAAGAATTGAGCACGGCATGGGATCTTAAGTTGCATGTGGCTCATATGGAACATGGATTCCGCGGGGAAGAGTCCCTTCGTGATGCAGAATGGGTACGGGAACTGGCTGTCCGGCTCGAACTTCCCTGCACGATCCGCCATGCGGATATTCCGGCTGTGGCTGCGCAGCGAGGCGGCAACGCACAGGAGATCGCTCGGGAAGTGCGGTATCAATTTCTGCTGGAGACAGCCCGCAGCCTGGGAGCTACGTCGATCGCTTTGGGTCATCATGCGGATGATCAAGCGGAGACCGTGCTGATGAAACTGCTCCGCGGTGCATCCCTGTCCGGCCTTGCCGGCATGGCCCCGGTTACAGAGCGGGAAGGCGTGAAACTATTTCGTCCGCTGCTGCGTATATATAAGGATGAAATCGAGGCCTATCTGCATGAGCGGGGACTGGCATACCGAACGGACAGCAGCAATATGGACCGCTCTTATACGCGCAATCGCCTGCGGCTGGATCTCATGCCCTTGCTAAAGACCTTTAATCCCGGATTCGTACAAGCCATTAACCGCACGGCGGATCTGATCCGCGATGAGGACCGCTTGCTGAGCCGCTTGGCTGAAGCGGAGGTGCAGCGGATCTTTCGATCAGTTCAGGATGGGCCGGCAGATTCCTACATAGGTTCACGAGCAGAGTGGTTAAAGCTCGATGTCGCTTTACAAAGAAGAGTGATTAAACTAATATTAAGTTATCTGTGTGAAAATCAGGATATGCAATCCATACATATTGAACAAGTGAGGGAAGCGATCGCGCAGGATGCTTCGCCTTCCCTTGTCTTGCATCTGCCCGGTGTCACATTCCGGCGGGAGTACGATCGGCTGCAGTTTGCGAGGGGGCATCTGGAGGACGCCCCCCCGTCCTTATGA
- the tilS gene encoding tRNA lysidine(34) synthetase TilS, with translation MRGGIWRTPPRPYEYRVSLRDGRLAVAEAGVELIFNSYERSAGRSGDDEGQHGIDQRSAYFDLDELHYPLTVRNRRPGDRIQLWNTQGSKKLKDLFIDLKIPPSKRDAIPLIVDAEDRVLWVCGIRRSRHAPVQPGTRNILQIKLVQNERNHRDID, from the coding sequence TTGCGAGGGGGCATCTGGAGGACGCCCCCCCGTCCTTATGAATACCGGGTATCGCTCCGGGATGGTCGTCTTGCCGTAGCAGAGGCCGGGGTTGAGCTGATCTTTAACAGCTATGAGCGGTCTGCTGGAAGATCTGGAGATGATGAAGGTCAGCATGGAATCGATCAACGAAGCGCATACTTTGATCTGGATGAACTTCACTACCCGCTTACGGTTCGCAACAGGCGCCCCGGTGATCGCATCCAGCTCTGGAATACGCAAGGGTCGAAGAAGCTGAAAGACCTGTTCATCGATCTGAAGATCCCACCCAGCAAACGCGATGCAATTCCACTGATCGTCGATGCAGAAGACCGAGTGCTGTGGGTGTGCGGGATAAGGAGAAGCCGCCATGCGCCTGTACAGCCCGGCACGAGGAATATCCTGCAGATTAAGCTTGTGCAGAATGAGCGGAATCACCGCGACATAGACTAA
- the hpt gene encoding hypoxanthine phosphoribosyltransferase, translating into MHNDIQEILYTEEQIQDKIRELGEKISSEYAGRNPLVICVLKGAYMFMADLTKRITIPIEVDFMAISSYGQSTKSSGVVKILKDLDVPVEGRDVIIAEDIVDSGLTLSYLIDVLERRNAKSVSVVALFDKPAGRKVDLQADYIGFTLPDAFVVGYGLDYAEKYRNLPYIGILKPEVYA; encoded by the coding sequence TTGCATAACGACATCCAAGAAATCTTATACACAGAAGAACAGATCCAGGACAAGATTCGCGAACTCGGCGAGAAGATCAGCAGCGAATACGCAGGCCGCAATCCGCTGGTCATCTGCGTATTGAAAGGTGCTTATATGTTTATGGCTGACTTGACGAAGCGAATCACCATCCCGATTGAAGTGGACTTCATGGCGATCTCCAGCTACGGGCAATCGACCAAGTCTTCCGGCGTTGTAAAGATATTGAAGGACCTCGATGTGCCGGTAGAAGGCCGCGATGTCATCATCGCTGAAGATATCGTCGACAGCGGACTCACCTTGAGCTACCTCATCGATGTCTTAGAACGCCGCAATGCGAAGTCCGTGTCGGTTGTAGCGCTCTTTGACAAACCAGCCGGCCGCAAGGTGGATCTGCAGGCGGATTACATAGGATTTACGCTGCCGGATGCATTCGTCGTCGGATATGGCTTGGACTATGCGGAGAAATACCGCAATCTCCCCTATATCGGGATCTTGAAGCCGGAAGTCTATGCCTAG
- the ftsH gene encoding ATP-dependent zinc metalloprotease FtsH, which yields MNRFIKNTGFYLIIILITVGIVNIISNNNEQRSELTYDVFRSQLEQNNITEISARFDGYTYFITGKMKVNPDPTRYPSTEFWTRAPYTSDLIQKIEEAGITEKYLPMEGQSIWITLLTTLIPFIIMFALFFFLLNQAQGGGGKVMNFGKSRAKLYTEDKKRVTFDDVAGADEEKQELVEIVEFLKDPRKFASLGARIPKGVLLNGPPGTGKTLLARAVAGEAGVPFFSISGSDFVEMFVGVGASRVRDLFENAKKNAPCIIFIDEIDAVGRQRGAGLGGGHDEREQTLNQLLVEMDGFGANEGIIIIAATNRPDILDPALLRPGRFDRQITVDRPDLKGREAVLRVHARNKPLAKDVKLDVLARYTTGFTGADLENLLNEAALIAARRNRKEISMAELDEAFDRVVVGTQKKSRVISEREKRTIAYHEAGHAIIGYYVRHADVIHKVTIVPRGRAGGYAMMIPKEGEDRLLQTKSELLDRVVGLLGGRVAEELFIGEIGTGAYDDFRKATQIVRSMITEYGMSDKLGPLQFGNNQGHVFLGRDLAHEQNYSDAIAYEIDQEMQSMIRECYERAKQILQEHADKVHLLADALLKYETLDREQITELLETGKLSKDPLGFGDDGQEDTAKEAADSSDVKVNIQQQSSGNEANKLDFDRVKKDNAPADEADRDKESAQDSSGEGNPDHNNKE from the coding sequence ATGAATCGATTCATCAAAAATACCGGATTCTACTTAATCATTATCCTTATAACTGTTGGTATCGTTAACATAATAAGCAACAACAATGAACAAAGATCCGAACTTACGTATGATGTTTTTCGTTCCCAACTTGAACAAAACAATATTACCGAGATCAGCGCAAGATTTGACGGATATACCTATTTTATAACCGGTAAGATGAAGGTGAACCCGGATCCAACCAGGTACCCATCCACGGAATTCTGGACCAGAGCCCCTTATACCAGCGATCTGATTCAGAAGATAGAAGAAGCTGGGATCACCGAGAAATACCTGCCTATGGAAGGGCAGAGTATATGGATCACGTTGTTAACGACGCTTATCCCGTTCATCATCATGTTCGCCTTGTTCTTCTTCTTATTGAATCAGGCGCAGGGCGGCGGCGGCAAGGTGATGAACTTCGGCAAAAGCCGTGCGAAACTCTATACGGAAGACAAGAAAAGAGTCACGTTCGATGATGTCGCAGGTGCGGATGAAGAGAAGCAGGAACTCGTGGAAATCGTTGAATTCCTCAAAGATCCCCGCAAGTTCGCCTCTCTGGGAGCTCGTATCCCTAAAGGTGTGCTTCTTAACGGACCGCCGGGAACGGGCAAGACGCTGCTGGCTCGGGCGGTTGCCGGAGAAGCGGGCGTTCCCTTCTTCAGCATAAGCGGTTCAGACTTCGTCGAAATGTTCGTCGGTGTCGGTGCTTCCCGTGTCCGTGACTTGTTCGAAAATGCGAAGAAGAATGCGCCTTGTATCATCTTCATCGACGAGATCGATGCTGTCGGCCGTCAGCGGGGTGCTGGACTCGGCGGCGGTCATGACGAACGCGAGCAGACCTTGAACCAGCTGCTTGTCGAGATGGACGGATTCGGAGCGAACGAAGGCATCATCATCATCGCTGCTACGAACCGCCCGGATATCTTGGACCCGGCGCTTCTTCGTCCGGGCAGATTCGACAGGCAGATCACAGTGGATCGTCCGGATCTTAAGGGACGTGAAGCGGTGCTTAGAGTCCATGCACGCAACAAACCGCTGGCTAAGGACGTGAAACTGGATGTCCTGGCACGGTATACGACGGGATTTACAGGAGCCGATCTGGAGAACCTGCTGAACGAAGCGGCGCTCATCGCAGCCCGCCGCAACCGCAAGGAGATCTCCATGGCGGAATTGGACGAAGCCTTCGACCGCGTCGTGGTTGGTACACAGAAGAAGAGCCGCGTGATCAGCGAGCGCGAGAAGCGCACGATCGCTTATCACGAAGCAGGGCACGCGATCATCGGTTATTATGTACGCCATGCCGATGTCATCCATAAGGTGACGATCGTCCCAAGAGGTCGTGCCGGCGGCTACGCGATGATGATCCCCAAAGAGGGCGAAGACCGTCTGCTGCAGACCAAGTCCGAACTGCTCGACCGGGTTGTTGGGCTCTTGGGCGGACGTGTAGCTGAGGAATTGTTCATCGGCGAGATCGGCACCGGTGCCTATGATGACTTCCGCAAAGCGACACAGATCGTCCGTTCGATGATTACCGAATACGGTATGAGCGACAAGCTGGGGCCGCTCCAATTCGGCAACAACCAAGGTCATGTATTCTTGGGCCGCGATCTCGCTCATGAGCAGAACTACAGCGATGCCATCGCCTACGAGATCGACCAAGAGATGCAGTCGATGATCCGCGAATGCTATGAACGCGCAAAGCAGATCCTGCAGGAGCACGCGGATAAAGTGCATCTTCTGGCCGATGCGCTGCTCAAATACGAAACGCTTGATCGAGAGCAGATCACCGAACTTCTGGAGACGGGCAAGCTGAGCAAGGACCCTCTCGGATTCGGAGATGATGGGCAGGAAGACACGGCGAAGGAAGCCGCGGATTCCAGCGACGTGAAAGTGAACATCCAACAGCAAAGCAGCGGCAATGAAGCCAATAAGCTGGACTTTGACCGGGTCAAAAAGGACAACGCCCCTGCTGATGAAGCGGACCGGGATAAGGAATCTGCACAAGACAGCAGCGGCGAAGGTAACCCTGACCATAACAATAAAGAATAA